In Microbulbifer celer, a single window of DNA contains:
- a CDS encoding 3D domain-containing protein, protein MRQSLKKTVLVFAAVFLAAIGSDSFAAIKKEPAGKKSMTVTATAYNSVKGQTDDDPWVAAWNNRLRPGDKIIAVSRDLEKHGLTNGAKVRIEGLPGTFTVRDRMNKRFKNRIDVWMEKDVRKARQWGKKKLKIIWHHDK, encoded by the coding sequence ATGCGACAGAGTCTTAAGAAAACTGTACTGGTATTCGCGGCTGTATTTTTGGCGGCCATCGGCAGTGATTCCTTTGCCGCAATCAAGAAGGAACCTGCCGGTAAAAAATCAATGACGGTCACCGCGACCGCATACAACTCGGTCAAAGGCCAGACAGACGACGATCCCTGGGTTGCCGCCTGGAATAACCGCCTGCGTCCGGGCGACAAGATCATCGCCGTTTCTCGCGACCTGGAGAAACACGGCCTGACCAACGGCGCCAAGGTACGCATTGAAGGTCTGCCCGGTACTTTTACTGTACGCGACCGCATGAACAAGCGTTTTAAGAACCGCATCGATGTGTGGATGGAAAAGGACGTCCGTAAAGCGCGCCAGTGGGGCAAGAAGAAGCTCAAAATCATCTGGCACCACGACAAATAA
- a CDS encoding tetratricopeptide repeat protein, which produces MASPLISTGLTAEPNESDGPPIARWISEAERYALSGDYDTALPLYERAIAALAEDKPRQNQLRYRYGIILNALGARRPDLYPLARSQFEAVLDYVESSPGIPFEHSAARVRSALAHTYHQQSASESRPHQRTQMLHTAYQLYSAAQKQLHRERDWQNLAITYFNLGQVCEWQGNLEEAIEWLEEAVALDRRHGFADLAEDLAYLTALREQVNPTQPAGNTPI; this is translated from the coding sequence TTGGCATCCCCACTGATCAGTACGGGACTGACTGCAGAGCCCAATGAATCCGATGGACCACCGATTGCGCGCTGGATCTCTGAAGCAGAGCGGTACGCATTGAGTGGGGACTACGATACTGCCCTGCCCCTGTATGAACGCGCCATTGCAGCGCTGGCGGAAGACAAGCCACGGCAAAACCAGTTGCGCTACCGCTATGGCATCATCCTGAACGCCCTCGGCGCCCGGCGGCCGGATCTCTACCCCCTGGCCCGCAGTCAGTTTGAGGCGGTGCTGGACTACGTGGAATCTTCTCCCGGTATTCCTTTCGAGCACTCCGCAGCTCGCGTGCGCTCGGCACTCGCCCATACTTATCACCAGCAATCCGCCTCGGAATCTCGTCCACATCAACGCACGCAAATGCTGCACACCGCTTACCAACTATACAGCGCAGCACAGAAGCAACTGCACAGAGAGCGCGACTGGCAGAACCTCGCCATTACCTATTTCAACCTGGGGCAGGTCTGCGAGTGGCAGGGCAACCTGGAAGAGGCTATTGAATGGCTGGAAGAGGCCGTTGCCCTGGACCGGCGCCACGGTTTTGCGGACCTCGCGGAAGACCTCGCCTACCTGACCGCGCTGAGAGAGCAAGTCAACCCAACACAGCCAGCGGGAAACACACCGATCTGA
- a CDS encoding YbgA family protein, with amino-acid sequence MNIKPRQSKIPIGISQCAMGDPVRYNGGHKHSKVCTELLSQCFEYVPLCPEVAIGMGVPRKPIHLLVEKASAPVDAVRVVGVEDSSVDVTAPLRDYADSVVPELEKVRGYILMQNSPSCGLRGVRRYLDNGHGIDSEGVGVFARRLQQRFPHLPMEEVGRLNNSELRENFLTRVFAYDAWFRCVEMTDTETEGDPERVPSRLARIIDFYTAYKYLLLAHNQEATRALGRLLADARSMPEDELAFKVRGGIMNILSRPASRKDRTNALMHSAGHLSEFLDRAEKAELTELIEEYRLGHKPLSAVLTLLRHYLPRSPHGFIHSQVLLAAEPAELGLCDFH; translated from the coding sequence GTGAATATCAAACCCCGCCAGTCCAAGATACCCATCGGCATTAGCCAGTGCGCCATGGGCGATCCGGTGCGCTACAACGGCGGCCACAAGCACAGCAAGGTCTGCACCGAACTGCTGAGTCAGTGCTTTGAATATGTGCCCCTGTGCCCGGAAGTGGCCATTGGTATGGGGGTGCCGCGCAAGCCGATTCACCTGCTGGTGGAAAAGGCCAGCGCGCCGGTGGATGCGGTGCGGGTAGTGGGGGTGGAGGACTCCTCGGTGGATGTGACCGCGCCGCTGCGGGATTATGCGGATTCCGTGGTACCCGAATTGGAAAAAGTCCGCGGCTACATTCTGATGCAGAATTCCCCCAGCTGTGGCCTGCGCGGCGTGCGTCGCTATCTCGACAATGGTCACGGCATCGACAGCGAGGGCGTGGGTGTATTTGCCCGCCGTCTGCAGCAGCGCTTCCCCCATCTGCCCATGGAAGAGGTGGGGCGACTGAACAACAGCGAGTTGCGGGAGAATTTTCTTACCCGGGTGTTCGCCTACGACGCCTGGTTCCGCTGCGTGGAAATGACGGATACAGAGACGGAGGGCGACCCGGAGAGGGTCCCGTCGCGCCTGGCGCGGATCATCGATTTCTATACCGCCTACAAATACCTGCTGCTGGCGCACAACCAGGAAGCGACCCGCGCTCTCGGTCGTCTGCTGGCGGATGCGCGCTCGATGCCGGAAGATGAACTGGCGTTTAAAGTGCGCGGCGGCATCATGAATATTCTCTCACGCCCGGCCAGCCGCAAGGATCGCACCAACGCGCTGATGCACAGTGCCGGTCACCTGAGCGAGTTTCTCGACCGTGCGGAAAAAGCAGAGCTCACGGAGTTGATAGAAGAATATCGACTGGGGCACAAACCGCTATCCGCCGTGCTCACCCTGTTGCGCCACTACCTGCCCCGCAGTCCCCACGGCTTTATTCACAGTCAGGTGTTGCTGGCGGCTGAGCCCGCGGAACTGGGACTGTGTGACTTCCACTGA
- the ydiJ gene encoding D-2-hydroxyglutarate dehydrogenase YdiJ has product MIPALREVNEVQALYLQYLEALKQAGFRGDLSPSYASRTVLSTDNSIYQVLPQAVVYPRDEHDLQLLMQLADREDFHAVVLSPRGGGTGTNGQSLTDGIVVDISRHMNRILEINAEEGWVRVQTGVVKDQLNAALKPHGLFFAPELSTSNRATIGGMINTDASGQGSCLYGKTRDHVLELKTVLMGGELWHSHAIDDDNLAEVAEQESRAGRIHQLVESIAREKRDLIDAKFPKLNRCLTGYDLAHIRDEEKDKDGRFNLNNILCGSEGTLGFIAEAKLNVLKIPKCAALVNLNYDHFQDALKDATDLMQAGPTSIETVDSKVLQLAMGDIVWDSVSEFFPQDDRAVKGINLVEYTADSEEALEAALKKFTAHVDSVIGQPGKSFAYTIARGHAQVNKIWGMRKRAVGLLGNAQGEERPIPFVEDCAVPPENLADFIAEFRAALDAAGFAYGMFGHVDAGVLHVRPAIDMKDPEQARQVRIITEQVVGLAKKYNGLLWGEHGKGVRSEFAPEFFGELYPELQKIKAAFDPRNQLNPGKIATPSAASGLLKIDEVPTRGEHDRQIPAQVWEGYAEGVYCNGNGACFNWNPDDAMCPSYKATRDRVHSPKGRASLMREWLRLLAERSVDPEAVARKSREQSFIVGLPGRFKNSLARARGEYDFNHEVNEAMQGCLACKSCAGQCPIKVDVPTFRAKFLELYYSRYLRPMKDYFVGSLEFLMPHLARIPQLYNFPLRLKPVRWVLERGLGLADSPALSTTRLEKAMGELGVPFATADTLKALGPAQRKKSVIIVQDAFTSYFDTSVVADTLRLLKLLDFNPLVAPYRANGKPLHVHGFMRQFSRVAEGNSTFLNSLAESGVPLVGIDPSMTLTYRSEYRKLLGDKAPSVRLLQEWLAEHSEHLAGNRNRLKRGQFTLLPHCTEQSNAAGSSKQWQQVFSALGMELTSESVGCCGMAGTYGHEMANRETSRTIFQQSWAPKLNGDTSTTLATGYSCRCQSKRFSDANLRHPLQALLAQIEDSGFTVSNH; this is encoded by the coding sequence ATGATTCCAGCACTGCGCGAAGTCAATGAAGTACAGGCGCTCTACCTGCAGTATCTCGAAGCGCTGAAGCAGGCCGGTTTCCGCGGCGATCTCAGCCCCAGTTACGCCAGCCGCACGGTGCTATCCACGGACAACTCCATCTACCAGGTCCTGCCCCAGGCGGTGGTCTACCCTCGCGACGAGCACGACCTGCAGCTACTGATGCAACTGGCGGATCGGGAAGACTTCCACGCGGTGGTACTTTCCCCCCGCGGCGGCGGCACCGGCACCAATGGTCAGTCCCTGACCGACGGCATCGTGGTGGATATCTCCCGGCATATGAACCGCATCCTTGAGATCAATGCCGAAGAAGGCTGGGTGCGGGTGCAGACCGGTGTGGTCAAGGATCAGTTGAATGCGGCGCTCAAGCCCCACGGGCTGTTCTTCGCGCCGGAGCTTTCCACCAGTAACCGCGCCACTATCGGCGGCATGATCAATACCGATGCCTCCGGTCAGGGCTCCTGCCTCTACGGCAAAACCCGGGACCACGTGCTGGAATTGAAAACCGTGCTGATGGGGGGCGAGCTGTGGCACTCCCACGCCATTGACGACGATAACCTGGCAGAAGTGGCCGAACAGGAAAGCCGTGCTGGCAGGATTCACCAGCTGGTAGAGTCCATCGCGCGCGAAAAGCGCGACCTGATCGACGCCAAGTTTCCCAAACTGAATCGCTGCCTCACCGGCTATGACCTGGCGCATATCCGGGATGAGGAAAAAGACAAAGACGGGCGCTTCAACCTCAACAATATCCTGTGTGGCTCCGAGGGCACTCTGGGCTTTATCGCCGAGGCCAAGCTCAATGTGCTGAAGATTCCCAAGTGCGCCGCCCTGGTCAACCTGAACTACGACCATTTCCAGGATGCGCTCAAAGACGCCACCGACCTGATGCAGGCCGGCCCCACCTCCATCGAGACCGTAGACAGTAAGGTGTTGCAACTGGCCATGGGCGACATCGTCTGGGACAGCGTGAGTGAATTCTTCCCCCAAGACGACAGGGCGGTAAAAGGCATCAATCTGGTGGAGTACACCGCCGATTCCGAAGAGGCACTGGAAGCGGCACTGAAGAAGTTCACCGCCCACGTGGACAGCGTGATCGGCCAGCCGGGCAAAAGCTTCGCCTACACCATTGCCCGCGGCCACGCCCAGGTGAACAAAATCTGGGGCATGCGCAAGCGCGCGGTGGGGCTGCTGGGCAATGCCCAGGGGGAAGAGCGCCCGATTCCATTTGTGGAAGACTGCGCGGTACCGCCGGAAAACCTCGCGGACTTTATTGCCGAGTTCCGCGCTGCCCTGGACGCCGCCGGATTCGCCTACGGCATGTTCGGCCATGTGGATGCCGGCGTGCTGCACGTGCGCCCCGCCATCGATATGAAAGATCCGGAGCAGGCCAGGCAGGTGCGCATCATCACCGAGCAGGTGGTGGGGCTGGCAAAAAAATACAATGGCCTGTTGTGGGGCGAACACGGTAAGGGCGTGCGCTCGGAGTTCGCACCGGAATTCTTCGGCGAGCTCTACCCCGAGCTGCAGAAAATCAAGGCGGCCTTCGACCCGCGCAACCAGTTGAACCCCGGCAAGATCGCCACTCCCAGCGCCGCCTCCGGCCTGCTGAAAATCGATGAAGTGCCCACCCGGGGTGAACACGACCGTCAGATCCCTGCCCAGGTATGGGAAGGTTACGCCGAGGGTGTCTACTGCAACGGCAACGGTGCCTGCTTCAACTGGAACCCGGACGACGCCATGTGCCCGTCCTACAAGGCCACCCGCGACCGGGTGCACTCCCCCAAGGGCCGCGCCTCGCTGATGCGGGAATGGCTGCGCCTGCTGGCCGAGCGTTCGGTGGATCCGGAAGCCGTGGCGCGCAAGAGCCGAGAGCAGTCCTTTATTGTCGGGCTGCCGGGCCGGTTCAAAAATTCCCTCGCCCGCGCCCGCGGCGAGTACGACTTCAACCACGAGGTCAACGAGGCCATGCAGGGGTGCCTGGCGTGTAAATCCTGTGCCGGCCAGTGTCCGATCAAGGTGGATGTCCCCACTTTCCGCGCCAAATTCCTTGAGCTTTACTACAGCCGCTACCTGCGTCCGATGAAGGATTACTTCGTCGGCAGCCTGGAATTCCTGATGCCGCACCTGGCGCGGATACCGCAACTGTACAATTTCCCCCTGCGCCTGAAGCCAGTCCGCTGGGTACTCGAGCGCGGCCTGGGGCTCGCCGACAGCCCTGCGCTCTCCACCACACGGCTGGAAAAGGCCATGGGCGAGCTGGGCGTTCCCTTCGCCACCGCCGACACTCTGAAGGCACTGGGACCGGCACAGCGCAAGAAGTCCGTGATCATCGTGCAGGATGCCTTCACCAGTTATTTCGACACCAGCGTGGTGGCGGATACCCTGCGCCTGCTCAAGCTGCTGGACTTCAACCCGCTGGTGGCGCCGTACCGCGCCAATGGCAAGCCGCTGCATGTACACGGCTTCATGCGCCAGTTCTCCCGGGTGGCGGAGGGCAACAGCACCTTTCTCAACAGCCTGGCGGAAAGCGGGGTCCCGCTGGTGGGTATCGACCCATCCATGACCCTCACCTATCGCTCCGAATACCGAAAATTGCTGGGAGACAAGGCACCGTCAGTGCGACTGCTACAGGAGTGGCTGGCGGAACACAGCGAGCACCTCGCTGGCAATCGCAACCGCCTGAAGCGCGGCCAATTCACCCTGCTGCCCCACTGCACGGAACAGTCCAATGCCGCCGGCTCCAGCAAACAGTGGCAGCAGGTGTTCAGCGCTCTGGGGATGGAGCTCACCAGCGAGTCGGTGGGTTGTTGCGGCATGGCCGGCACCTACGGCCACGAGATGGCCAACCGGGAGACATCCCGCACCATCTTCCAGCAGTCGTGGGCGCCAAAACTGAACGGCGACACCAGTACAACCCTGGCTACCGGCTACTCCTGCCGCTGTCAGAGCAAGCGCTTCTCCGACGCCAATTTGCGTCATCCTCTACAGGCGCTACTGGCACAGATCGAAGATTCAGGGTTTACTGTCAGTAACCACTAA
- the phrB gene encoding deoxyribodipyrimidine photo-lyase produces the protein MSDQKAYKRGLVWLRNDLRVHDNTALYRADRGCEALAAVYIACPETWASHGDGDNVVAMRLRSLQVMQDALAKKHISLYFLEVPTFDRVPELLKQLVEKLEVEALFANAEYPVNELERDQAVRAALRTLRVPVEYSTDRTLIPPGSLATNSGDGFKVFTPFKRAFIARHGDESFAPLPAPSARPQAHRDQWPEWIALASENNLVRSIPKTVGDYGVAPGGRGRVLQWHAGEPAGRKLLQDFEARLPDYEACRDFPAINGTSRLSPYLNCGAVSVRQCVQLALEENGGRWVGRGEGASSWLNELIWREFYQHLVVNYPKVCRNKPFKPETERVPWSRSEKDFKAWCDGETGVPIVDAAMAQLNQTGWMHNRLRMVVASFLTKNLLIDWRRGERYFMQQLVDADFAANNGGWQWAASTGTDAAPYFRVFNPYSQSKRFDAEGKFIRRFLPQLRGLSAKDIHCPPPLESYPLPICNVTESRKRAIEAFANLKL, from the coding sequence ATGAGTGATCAAAAAGCCTACAAGCGTGGCCTGGTGTGGCTGCGCAATGACTTACGTGTACACGACAACACCGCTCTGTATCGGGCTGACAGGGGCTGTGAGGCTTTGGCGGCGGTTTATATCGCCTGTCCCGAGACCTGGGCCAGTCACGGTGATGGCGACAATGTAGTGGCCATGCGTCTGCGCTCTCTGCAGGTCATGCAGGATGCGTTGGCGAAAAAACACATTTCACTGTATTTCCTCGAGGTGCCCACGTTTGATCGGGTGCCGGAACTGCTAAAACAGCTGGTGGAAAAACTCGAAGTGGAGGCGTTGTTCGCCAATGCCGAGTATCCCGTCAATGAATTGGAGCGGGATCAAGCGGTGCGCGCCGCCCTGAGAACCCTTCGGGTGCCGGTGGAGTACAGCACTGACCGCACCCTGATTCCCCCGGGCAGCCTGGCCACCAACAGTGGCGACGGCTTCAAGGTATTTACCCCGTTCAAACGCGCCTTTATTGCCCGCCATGGTGACGAAAGTTTTGCCCCGCTGCCGGCGCCGAGCGCGCGCCCGCAGGCACACCGGGATCAATGGCCGGAATGGATTGCGCTGGCGTCCGAAAACAATCTGGTGCGTTCGATTCCGAAAACCGTCGGCGATTACGGCGTTGCGCCCGGTGGCCGTGGGCGGGTACTGCAGTGGCACGCCGGTGAACCTGCGGGGAGGAAGCTGTTGCAGGATTTTGAGGCCCGTCTGCCGGATTATGAGGCGTGTCGGGACTTCCCCGCGATCAATGGTACGTCGCGACTGTCTCCATACCTCAATTGCGGCGCTGTCTCTGTTCGCCAGTGTGTGCAACTGGCACTGGAAGAGAATGGCGGGCGCTGGGTCGGGCGGGGTGAAGGTGCCAGCAGTTGGCTGAATGAACTCATATGGCGGGAGTTTTACCAACACTTGGTGGTGAACTACCCAAAAGTGTGTCGCAACAAACCGTTCAAACCGGAAACTGAGCGCGTGCCCTGGTCCCGGAGCGAGAAAGATTTTAAGGCGTGGTGCGATGGGGAAACCGGCGTGCCCATTGTCGACGCGGCCATGGCGCAGCTGAACCAGACCGGCTGGATGCACAACCGACTGCGGATGGTGGTGGCCTCCTTCCTGACCAAAAACCTGCTGATCGACTGGCGCCGCGGTGAGCGTTATTTCATGCAACAGCTGGTAGACGCGGATTTCGCCGCCAACAATGGTGGCTGGCAGTGGGCCGCGTCCACCGGCACCGATGCGGCGCCGTATTTCCGCGTGTTCAACCCCTACAGCCAGTCGAAAAGATTTGACGCCGAGGGGAAATTTATCCGCAGGTTTCTACCACAGTTGCGCGGGCTTTCCGCAAAAGACATCCATTG